Part of the Halorussus sp. MSC15.2 genome, GTGCGCGGCAGACCGTTCTCGCGTCGGCCCGCCGCGCGTTTGCGGGTCGAGACGAGGGTCAACGGTTCGCCGCCGTTCTCGTAGACGGAGAGGCGGTGTTCTGGGAGTTCGGTGTCGGACTCTCGGAGTGCTCCGCGATACCGACGGGCGAGGTCCGCAGCCTCGCGCGCGGCCGCTTCGGAGGGGAACCGTCTGCCGGTCAGCGGCGCGGGACACTCGTCGGTTTCGGCGCAGGCGACGTAGAAATCACCGTCGTCGGTGGCTAACTCGCCGATGGTCTGCCGGATACTGTCGAGGGAATCGGCCATGGTTTAGGCTGGCCTAATCTATGTTAGGTCGGCCTAAAAGAGGTTTCGAACGGTGGAGCGTGTAACCAGTTTGCATAGAGATACCGAGCGAACGAGACGGCCGACGAACTGGGACGAACGCGAAGCGTCACAACGCCGTGTACTCTCCGACGAGTTCCACCAAGTCGTCTTTCTCCAAACTCTCCTCGATGCGCTCCTCGCGCTCGCCGTCGGCGTAGAGGTCGAACGTCGGTGTCCCCTCGATGCCCCGCTCCAGCGCCAACTTCTGGTGGTGTACGACGTTCACCTTCGCCACCGCCGCGAAGGTCTCGCGTGCGACTGACTCCACGACGGGGTGGAGACGTTGGCCCGCGCCGCCGTCCGCGTAATAGTGGACCAGCACGACGTCGTGGGCGGCAACGGTCCGGTCGAAGTTCTGCGAACCGTCTACGTAGACTGGCGCTGACGGGGCACCGAGACCCTGTTCCTGCACGAGCGCTCGCTTCTTGCGCTCCCGAACCGCTTCGAGGTCCTCGTCGTCCATGCAGGAGGGGGTAGCGAACCGGGCGACTTAGTTGTGTAGCCCGCTTCTCATCTCCGATAATTCGGTGGTGATATGGGGACGTCGGGCCGTTCATCCTCGGTCGCCGTGATTACGCAGGACTTCCGTACGCCCGACGAATGCGGCAACCCCGAACAGGGAGGCGGCGCCGGACGCGAGAGCGCCGGCGAGCGGGTCGAAACCGCCGAACGGACCCGCGACGAAACCGACGACGGTACCCGTGATTGAACTGTTCACGGCTACGTGTTACCGAACTCCACCGAACGTAGCCTACTCTCCGGCGTCGATACCGACGAGTCGTTCGAGCAGATACTGCGCCTGTTCTCTGTCCAACGGGTCGTTCGCGTTCCCACAATGGGGTGATTGCACGCACGCCGGACAGCCGCCAGTCGAATCGCAGTCGCAGGCCGCGACCATCCGAGCGGTCCGCTCCATCAGGTCCTCAACCGTCTCGTACCCCTCCCGGACGAGTCCGACACCGCCGGGATAGCCGTCGTAGATGAAGATGGTACTCTGGCCCGTGTGGGGGTGCATCGGTGTCGAGAGACCGCCGATGTCGCCGCGGTCGCAGAGCAGTTCGAGGGGGAACAGCGAAATCATCCCGTGTTCGGCGGCGTGGATGCCGCCGGCGAAGTCTCCCGCCTCGCGCATCGACGACTCCACGTCGGCGGGGACCGTGAAGTAGAGCGCTTTCGTCCGGAGCGACACTTCAGGCAGGTCCAGCGATTCGCGGCCGAGCATCTCTCCGGACCGGTCGCGGCGCTCGAACCCCGTAATCTGCTTGCGCATCGTCACGTCCGCAAACCGGACCGGCACGTCCTCACGGGTCGAGAGTCGCTTCTCTTGGATGTCCTCCTCGACGGTAATCTCCTTCTCGTGGAGGACTTTGGTGTGATAGTCGGCCCACGTCGGCGAGAGTTCGGCGACTTCCCGCGAGAGGTCGAGGTCAACCACCTCGTAGGACTGGCCCTGATGGTGGTAGATGGCCCCCGGGTGGGCGTCCGTCAGCGCGTCGCCGAAGGGGAGGCTGGCGATAGTCTCGCCGCTTCGGCGGTCCAGCAGATTCACCTCGCGGTCGTCGATGGACCGGAGGCTCATCTCGTGTTGGGGGCTTCCGTCGCCGTCGTAGGTCCAGCGCACGCCGTCCGAGGTGGTCCGGCGCTCCAGCAGGCCCTCGGTTTCGAGGTCCGCCACGAGGTCGGGGAACTCGTCGCCGAAGTACTCCTCGTCCTCGGGCGAGAGCCACGTCTCGCGGGCCGCCGACAGCACGTGGTCGGGCAGGAGTTGGTCGTTGGTTGGGTTGACGACTGCACGCTCGGAGTCCCCGGCGAAGAAGTCCTCGGGGTTGGCCATCAGGTACTGGTCGAGTTGGTCCTCGCCAGCCACGAGCGCGACGAGCGACGGGTCGTCACCGCGTCCCGCGCGCCCGGCCTGCTGGAACGCGGCCATACGCGTGCCGGGGTAGCCGTCGAGCAGCACCGCGTCGAGACCGCCGATGTCTACCCCGAGTTCGAGCGCGTTGGTACTCCAGACGCCCCGGACGTCGCCGTCCTGAAGTCCCTCCTCTATCTCCTTACGACGGTCGTTCCCGAGGGCTGCCTGATACGCCGTCACGTCGGGCGCGAGGTCGCCTCGGCCCCGGTCTCGGAGTTCGCTGGCGCTCTCCATCGCCCACTGCTCGGCGGCCTGTCGTGCGCGGGTGAAGGTCAGGGTCTGGTGGCCCTTCGAGACGAGGTCGGCGAACAGGCGCTTGGTCTCGGCGTGGTTCGACTTCCGCCGACCGCTGGTTCCGGCTTGCGGGTTCTCGTACTCCGGCGGGTTCCAGAAGAGCCAGTGGGTCGGCCCGGTTTCGCTCACGTCTTCGTCCACCAGTCGGTAACTCGACTCCGGGGTCCCGGTAACGCTCGCGGCGTGTTCGACGGGGTTCCCGATAGTCGCCGAACAGCAGACGAACTGCGGGTCGGCGTCGAATCGGTCGCAGACCCGTCGGAGGCGACGCAGGACCAGCGCGACGTGGCTGCCGAACACGCCGCGGTACTCGTGGACCTCGTCGAGTACGACCGTCTCCAGCCCTTTGAAGAACCAGTCCCAGAGGCGGTGGGCGTGGGGCAACAGCGCGTAGTGGAGCATGTCGGGGTTCGAGAGGACGACCGTCGGCTGGCGGTCCCTGACCGCGCGCTTCTCGGCCTTGTCGAGTCTCCCGGTGTACTGCGCGACCGAGACGCGACTGCCGAACCCGAGGTCCCGGGCGAGATTCGAGAGCGTCTCCTCTTGGTCGTTGATGAGCGCGTTCTGCGGGGCGACGTAGAGCGTGCGCCCGCCGTGGTCCATCGCGCGCTCGAACGCGGGCACCGTGTACGCGAGGCTCTTTCCGCTGGCAGTCGGAGTGGCGAGGACGACGTTCTGCCCGTCCCGAACCGCGTCGATGGCCTCGGCCTGATGGCGGTAGAGCGCGTCGATGCCCCGCGATTGGAGGGCGCTCTCCAGTCGCTGTTCGAGGTCCACCTCGCGGAAGTCGCCGTCTCGGCCGGGCCGCGTTCGGTGGGCCTCTACCTGCCCGTCGTAGTACGGCCGACTCCGGAGCCAATCGATTGTCTCGTCCACGATTCCGGGATAGGGTCGGGGTACCTAACCGCTTTCGCCGCGGAGCGGAAGTGAACGCGCAGCGAACGCGACGGTGACCGGACCGGAAGAACGAGCGCTCGACCGGAGACCTGAATCTGTCGATTACGACCGCCGGTACGAGTAGCGCGAGTGGCGAACAGGCGGCACGACCGAGACGCGGGGAGACGTGCCGCGCTCCCGCTGCCCTCCCCGCGGTGGAACTCACGTCACGTGGTGGGGTGGTCCCGCTTTGGTACTTAAAATCTCGTACGACACCGGCATAAGCTGCGGAGAACGCCCGTCCAACCGTTCTATCCCTCCGTCACTGGAAACGTTCGCGCGATGTCACAACTCTTATTTCGGTTATCGATAAAATTTGTATCCAATGACAAGACGCCGGAGTCGACGCGCTCTCCTACGGGCGGGGGCGGTCGCGGTCACTGGTCTCGCCGGATGCGTCGGTAGCCTCGATATCCCCGACGACGGTCGGCGTCAGAGCGATACTACCCGCAGTAGTCCCGCCGAGACCAGCCCCGCGGGCGAGACGCAGTCCACGACCGAATCCGAAACCACCCGCGCTCCGACGGTCGAACTCGACCCCATCGACGTCCGGTCGTCGTTCTTCTACCTCACGACGCCGGACTCGCTCGACGTCGAAGCGGTCGAGGCGACCCAGTTCGTGTTCGTGAGAGTCCGGCCGCGAACCGACGCTCCTCGGCCGAGCGACTTCGCGCTGGTCGCCGACGACCGTCACTTCTGGGGGACGCTCGCGCCGGGCGACGTCGGCGGTCCGCACCGACTCTCGGAGTTCGGGTCGGTCTACCGCGCCGGAAAGCGTCGGTCGGGATGGGTCGCGTTCGAGGTGCCGAATCCGTTGGACGCGGAAGCGGTCGCTCTGACCTACGACGATTGGAGATGGTCGCTCGACGAGGACCGTCTCGCCGCCCTGCGCGCGCCGCCCCCCGACTTCGAACTCGTCTCGTTCGAAGCACCCGAGGAAGTGGCTCACGACGAGTCGTTCGACGCGACGGTCGTGGTCGAGAACGCCGGTGAAGGAGACGGCGTCTTCCGAGCCAGTCTGAATCAGGCCGGACCGGCGTACGCGCCCCACAGGGCGGCGGTTGAGGTCCCTGCGGGAGAGCGACGCGAACGAACGTGGACCTTCGGCGACTCGGTCACTCGGAAAACCGAGCGCGTGAACCTGCGACTCGAATCCGCCGTCACGGACCGCGAGACCTCCGTCGAGGTGCTGGGCGGGACGACGCCCGACAGCGCCGTCAACTGAGACGAGCGACGGCACGTCCGCAGAACCAGCCCCCGTCGGGAGACGCCTCGACCTACCGCTCCTCGATGGACGTCCAGCGCCGGTCGGTCTCGCCGACGTAGGTAGCACGGGGTCGGATGAGGCGGTTGTCGTCGAGTTGTTCGAGCGCGTGGGCTGTCCAACCGCCGACTCGGGAGACGGCGAAGACGGCGGTGAACAGTTCCCGCGGGATGCCGATGCCGTGGAGCAGGACCGCTGTGTAGAACTCGACGTTCGTGTTCAGACCCAGCTCTGGCTTGTGTTCTTCGAGGAGTTCGACCCCGACTCGCTCGGTCTCCTTCGCGGCCTCGAAGAACTCGGCGTCGCCGCTCTCGTCGTAGAACGTCCCGGCGGCGTCCGACAGGACCGCCGCGCGCGGGTCCCGGACCTCGTAGACGCGGTGGCCGAACCCCATCAGGCGCTCGCCGGACTCCAGTTTGTTCCGGACGTAACTCTCGGGGTCGCCCGACTCGTAGACGTCGAGCAACATCTCCAGAACCGGGCCGGGCGCGCCGCCGTGGAGCGGTCCCTTCAGCGCGCCGACCGCCCCGGTGACGGCCGAAACGACGTCCGACTCGGTGGAGACGACGACGCGCGCCGTGAACGTCGAGGCGTTGAGTCCGTGGTCCACCACGCTGTTTAGGTAGGTCTCCAGACCGCGGACCTCGTCGTCGCTCGGTTCGCTCCCTGTCAGCATGTAGAGGAAGTTCGCGGCGTGGCCGAGGCTCTCGTCGGGGTCGACCGGTTCCTCTCCGTTCCGGAGTCGCCAGTAGGTCGCCGCGACGGTCGGGAGTTGCGCGACCGCGAGTCGAGCGTCTCGCTCGGGGCGCTGCTCCGCGTCGGTCTGGACGAGGGTGGCCGCGGCGATGCCCATCCGCACGGCGTCCATCGCCGGGACCCCGCGCTCGGCCGCGAGGCGGAGGAGACCGACCGTCGCGTCGGGAATCGACCGCGCGGACGCGAGGTCGGTCTCGAACGCGTCGAGTTCGTCGCGGGTCGGAAGCCGACTGTTCCAGAGCAGGTAGAGCGTCTCCTCGAAGGTCGCGTTCGGCGCGAGTTCTTCGAGGGGGTAGCCCCCGATGACGAGTTCGCCGTTCTCCCCGTCGATGCGACTCAGTCTTGTCTCGGCGACGGTGACGTCTTCGAGTCCGTGGTGGACGGAACTGTCAGCCATGTACGAAACAACTCCGACTCGGTATATAATAGCTATCGTCGCCCCCTGAATCACCGGTATCGCCTACTGTACCCGGCGTCTGCCAGTTTGCGTTCCGCAAACCCGAATCGATGTTCGGAATCTGGGAAGAATAATTAAGGGTTTGTGAGTAGTTCCGAGTCGTGGGGGAGACCACAAATGGCAGACGACGAACGACGACACGGTTCAGGGAGCGTCGAACCGGGAACGACCGACACGCGCGTGGGGATGGAGTCGCTGCGCGAACGCGGTCTCGACCCGGAGGAACTCCGCGAGCGTCTCATCGACGCCATCGGCGCGGAGTTCAGCACGTACTACTACTACACTAACCTCCGGATGCACCTCGCGGGCCACGAGGACTACAAGGAGATTACCGAGGACGCTCGACTCGAAGACCGCGCCCACTTCGAGTTGGTCGCGCCACGGGTGTACGAACTCGGCGGCCACCTGCCCTACGACATCGACGACTTCATGGGGCGGGCGTCCTGCCCGCACGCCGAGATGCCGGTGCCCTACGAGGGCGAGGAACCCGACCTCTCGCAACTCGACGCCGAGGGCGTCCTCGAAGTCCTGCTGGAGGCCGAGCGGTGCGCCATCCGGACGTGGAGCGAGATTTGCGACATGACGCAGGGCAAGGACCCGCGGACGTACGACATGGCGAGTCGCATCCTGCAGGAGGAGATAGAGCACGAGGCGTGGTTCATCGAACTCCTCAGCATGGAGCGCGACGGCGAAATCAACCCCGCAGGCCACTTCGTCCGGGGCGAACCCGGCGACGCGCCCTATTCGACCAACCGGCGCATCAACGACTCGGCGTAACGACTCGACGCACTAGGTGTGACAGACCGCCGAGGCGTGCTCGGTGTGACAGACCACCGGGGTGCGCTCGGGAATAACATCGACCGGCGATTCGGGGGCCGACACGCTCATCCTCTTTTGGCTGTTATCCGTCCCCGTGAGCAGCTACACCGTCGAAATCGAGGTGCCGGACGACTGCGACGTGGAGCAGGCGGGCGAGACGGTCGAAATCGAGGTGCCCGAGACCGAGTACGTCCTCTCGGCCGCCCGGAGCGAGGGACTCTGGCTCCCCGCCGACTGCCAGCAGGGGTGGTGTACCACCTGCGCCGCCGAGTTGCTGGAGGGCGAGGTGGACCAATCGGACGCCCGCCGGTACTACGAGTCCGACGAGGCGGCCGACCTGATTCTGCCCTGCACCGCCAAGCCGGAGTCCGACCTCCGGATTCGGGCCTGCCAGTACGACGAGATGCTCGAACACCGCGCCGAACACGACAACCCGCCGGGCCGGTCGAAGCGGTGAGCGCGCCGAGTCGCGGACGTTCCGAGTCGGCCTTCCGGAGGCAACTCCCGATTCGACGGCAACTGCGTTTATGGGTGCAAACGTGGTACACCCGGACGTGAGCGACTACCACGGCGTACTGGTGTACGACGGCGAGTGTCCGTTCTGCTCGGCGGCCGCCTCGGCGCTCCGGCGCGTCGAGGGCGTCGGCGCGATAGCGTGGGAGGACGACCCGGCCCAGACGTTTCTCGAAGCCCAGTTCGGCGAGACGCCGTTCGCGCTAGTGTTCGCCGACCGGAGGGAGGAGACGGTGTACGTCGGCCGCGAGGCGGCCCGCGAACTCTGCGAGCGCGCCGGGATGCCGGTGCTGATTCGGGACGTCGTGGGCGACAACTACGAGTCCATCGCCGACGCCATCCGGAGCGTGACCGGAGTGGAGGGCGACCCCGACCCCTACCACGGCGAGTATCCGATGGCCGACCGAGCGCGCGAGGCGTTCGGGAAACTGGCAGAGAACGCGTGGCACACCGCGAAAGTGAGCCGGTAGCGACCGTCTCCCATAGGAATCGGTCCCCACTGCGACCGCGACTACAGCCTTCTCGACCGCCAGCGAGTACCGAGCGGGACCAACATCTTTCACAGGTGCTTGCGAACAGTGGACACACATGTCCGACGAGTACACCGGAGCCGACCTGTTCGTGGACGCGCTGGAGCGCTACGGCGTCTCGCACGTCTTCGGCAACCCCGGCACCACGGAACTCCCCGTGATGAAAGCCCTCGGGGACAGCGACCTCGAATACGTCCTCGGACTCCACGAGGACGTGGCGGTCGGGATGGCCGCGGGGTACGCCAGCACCCGGCGGTATCACTCCCACCACGACGACTCGGTGACCCCGGTCGGCGTCGTGAACCTCCACGTCGCGCCGGGTCTCGCGCACGGTCTCGGCAACCTCTACGGCGCGAGCGTGGCCGGCGCGCCGCTGGTCGTGACCGCCGGGAACCACAGCACCGACTTCCGCCACGAGGAGCCGATTCTGTCGGGCGACCTCGTGGAGATGGCCGACGAGTTCGCCAAGTGGAGCGCCGAGGTGCGGGACGTGAGCGCCCTGCCGACGATGCTCCGGCGGGCGTTCCGCGTGGCGCTCACCCCGCCGACCGGGCCGGTGTTCCTCGCGCTCCCGCTGGACGTGATGATGACCCCGACCGACGCCGACCCGGAGCGACTCGGAGAGATTCCCGACGCTGGCCGGGGCGACCCCACGCAGATAGAACTCGCGGCCGACCTGCTCGCGGACCCCGACGAGGACGTGGCGCTCATCGTCGGCGACGGCGTGGCGCGCTCTGGGGTGGACGCCGTGGAGTCCGCGGTGGCGTTCGCGGAGGCCACCGGAGCGCGCGTCCACGGCGAGATTCTGGCCTGCGAGGTGGACTTCCCCACCGACCACGACCAGTGGGTCTCCTACGTCCCGCCGGACGAGGACCTCGCGGCGACCCTGCTCGGCGCGGACAACCTCGTCTTCGCCGGCTGTTCGACGAACACGACGCTGACGCGCCACGACCGCGAACTCGTCTCCGAGGACACCACCTGCGTCCACGTCAGCGACGACGCGTGGCAGGTCGGCAAGAACCAACCCGCGGACGCCACCGTCGTGGGCGACCCCGGCCGAGTCCTCTCGGAACTCGCCGACCGCCTCCGCGAACGCGTCACCGACGAGGGCCGCGAGGAGCGACTGGAGCGGGTCGGCGCGGTCAAACAGATGGTCCAGAGTCGGATGACCGAGATGGGCGAGGACGAGACCGACGACCCCCGGGCCTCGAAGGCCGAACTCGTGGAGGCGATGGAGCGAGTCGCCGGGGACGCCTACGTCGTGGACGAGGGCGTCACCGCCAAGTACGCCATGCTGACTCGGTGGAACTTCGAACCGGAGCAGTACATCTCGAACAAGGGCGGCGGACTGGGGTACGGACTCCCGGCGTCGGTCGGCGCGGCCGTCGCGGAGTCGGAGACCGACGACCCCCGAGACGTGGTCGGATTCGTCGGCGACGGGTCGTACCTCTACTACCCCCAGACGCTCTACTCGGCCGCCCGCCGCGACGTGGACCTGACGGTCGTGATTCCGGACAACCGCAACTACCGCATCCTGAAGGACAACACGCTCGACCTCTTCGGCGGCGAGGAGGACGACTACGAGTTCGTCGGCATGGACTTCGAACCGCCGGTGGACATCCCGGCGAACGCGGAGAGCCACGGCGCTCGCGGGCGGTTGGTCGAGGACCCCGACGAAATCGAGTCGGCTCTGTCCGAGGCGCTGGAACGGGAAGGCCCGGACGTACTGGACGTACTGGTTCACGACTGAGTCCGTTCGCGACTCCGTTCGGTTTCGGGGAGACTCCGGTTCTGAGACCGACTTCGATTTCGAGTCGGACTCCGGGCTTCGAGACCGGCTTAGACCCGATTCCGGGTCGGATTCGCGGCTATCTGTCGCGCGTGACGACTTCGCCGGGCGTCGTCGTCGCACCCGACGAGAGCCTCACGCCCGCGTTCAAACTCGTGTTGATGCCGGTTT contains:
- the dps gene encoding DNA protection during starvation protein; amino-acid sequence: MADDERRHGSGSVEPGTTDTRVGMESLRERGLDPEELRERLIDAIGAEFSTYYYYTNLRMHLAGHEDYKEITEDARLEDRAHFELVAPRVYELGGHLPYDIDDFMGRASCPHAEMPVPYEGEEPDLSQLDAEGVLEVLLEAERCAIRTWSEICDMTQGKDPRTYDMASRILQEEIEHEAWFIELLSMERDGEINPAGHFVRGEPGDAPYSTNRRINDSA
- a CDS encoding thiamine pyrophosphate-binding protein, with product MSDEYTGADLFVDALERYGVSHVFGNPGTTELPVMKALGDSDLEYVLGLHEDVAVGMAAGYASTRRYHSHHDDSVTPVGVVNLHVAPGLAHGLGNLYGASVAGAPLVVTAGNHSTDFRHEEPILSGDLVEMADEFAKWSAEVRDVSALPTMLRRAFRVALTPPTGPVFLALPLDVMMTPTDADPERLGEIPDAGRGDPTQIELAADLLADPDEDVALIVGDGVARSGVDAVESAVAFAEATGARVHGEILACEVDFPTDHDQWVSYVPPDEDLAATLLGADNLVFAGCSTNTTLTRHDRELVSEDTTCVHVSDDAWQVGKNQPADATVVGDPGRVLSELADRLRERVTDEGREERLERVGAVKQMVQSRMTEMGEDETDDPRASKAELVEAMERVAGDAYVVDEGVTAKYAMLTRWNFEPEQYISNKGGGLGYGLPASVGAAVAESETDDPRDVVGFVGDGSYLYYPQTLYSAARRDVDLTVVIPDNRNYRILKDNTLDLFGGEEDDYEFVGMDFEPPVDIPANAESHGARGRLVEDPDEIESALSEALEREGPDVLDVLVHD
- a CDS encoding thioredoxin family protein — translated: MDDEDLEAVRERKKRALVQEQGLGAPSAPVYVDGSQNFDRTVAAHDVVLVHYYADGGAGQRLHPVVESVARETFAAVAKVNVVHHQKLALERGIEGTPTFDLYADGEREERIEESLEKDDLVELVGEYTAL
- a CDS encoding DEAD/DEAH box helicase produces the protein MDETIDWLRSRPYYDGQVEAHRTRPGRDGDFREVDLEQRLESALQSRGIDALYRHQAEAIDAVRDGQNVVLATPTASGKSLAYTVPAFERAMDHGGRTLYVAPQNALINDQEETLSNLARDLGFGSRVSVAQYTGRLDKAEKRAVRDRQPTVVLSNPDMLHYALLPHAHRLWDWFFKGLETVVLDEVHEYRGVFGSHVALVLRRLRRVCDRFDADPQFVCCSATIGNPVEHAASVTGTPESSYRLVDEDVSETGPTHWLFWNPPEYENPQAGTSGRRKSNHAETKRLFADLVSKGHQTLTFTRARQAAEQWAMESASELRDRGRGDLAPDVTAYQAALGNDRRKEIEEGLQDGDVRGVWSTNALELGVDIGGLDAVLLDGYPGTRMAAFQQAGRAGRGDDPSLVALVAGEDQLDQYLMANPEDFFAGDSERAVVNPTNDQLLPDHVLSAARETWLSPEDEEYFGDEFPDLVADLETEGLLERRTTSDGVRWTYDGDGSPQHEMSLRSIDDREVNLLDRRSGETIASLPFGDALTDAHPGAIYHHQGQSYEVVDLDLSREVAELSPTWADYHTKVLHEKEITVEEDIQEKRLSTREDVPVRFADVTMRKQITGFERRDRSGEMLGRESLDLPEVSLRTKALYFTVPADVESSMREAGDFAGGIHAAEHGMISLFPLELLCDRGDIGGLSTPMHPHTGQSTIFIYDGYPGGVGLVREGYETVEDLMERTARMVAACDCDSTGGCPACVQSPHCGNANDPLDREQAQYLLERLVGIDAGE
- a CDS encoding DCC1-like thiol-disulfide oxidoreductase family protein — protein: MGANVVHPDVSDYHGVLVYDGECPFCSAAASALRRVEGVGAIAWEDDPAQTFLEAQFGETPFALVFADRREETVYVGREAARELCERAGMPVLIRDVVGDNYESIADAIRSVTGVEGDPDPYHGEYPMADRAREAFGKLAENAWHTAKVSR
- a CDS encoding citrate synthase/methylcitrate synthase, translating into MADSSVHHGLEDVTVAETRLSRIDGENGELVIGGYPLEELAPNATFEETLYLLWNSRLPTRDELDAFETDLASARSIPDATVGLLRLAAERGVPAMDAVRMGIAAATLVQTDAEQRPERDARLAVAQLPTVAATYWRLRNGEEPVDPDESLGHAANFLYMLTGSEPSDDEVRGLETYLNSVVDHGLNASTFTARVVVSTESDVVSAVTGAVGALKGPLHGGAPGPVLEMLLDVYESGDPESYVRNKLESGERLMGFGHRVYEVRDPRAAVLSDAAGTFYDESGDAEFFEAAKETERVGVELLEEHKPELGLNTNVEFYTAVLLHGIGIPRELFTAVFAVSRVGGWTAHALEQLDDNRLIRPRATYVGETDRRWTSIEER
- a CDS encoding 2Fe-2S iron-sulfur cluster binding domain-containing protein, producing the protein MSSYTVEIEVPDDCDVEQAGETVEIEVPETEYVLSAARSEGLWLPADCQQGWCTTCAAELLEGEVDQSDARRYYESDEAADLILPCTAKPESDLRIRACQYDEMLEHRAEHDNPPGRSKR